From Deinococcus planocerae, a single genomic window includes:
- the nadE gene encoding ammonia-dependent NAD(+) synthetase, protein MPADPALREHILRDLHVLPDIDPAAEVERRVAFLVGYLGRTPARGFVLGISGGQDSTLAGRLCQLAAERVRGGGGECTFVAMRLPYGEQADEADAQTALGFIRPDRTLTVNIKAAADASAGAAHAALGTPLRDFVRGNIKARERMIAQYAVAGQENLLVVGTDHAAEAVTGFFTKYGDGGVDLTPLTGLTKRQGARLLEHLGAPESTWRKVPTADLEDDRPGLPDEVALGLTYRQIDDYLEGREVPGEVAERLERLFLATRHKRAVPVTPFDEGVG, encoded by the coding sequence ATGCCTGCCGACCCTGCCCTCCGGGAACACATCCTCCGCGACCTCCACGTCCTGCCCGACATCGACCCCGCCGCCGAGGTCGAGCGCCGGGTGGCCTTTCTGGTGGGCTACCTGGGGCGCACTCCCGCGCGCGGCTTCGTGCTGGGGATCAGCGGCGGGCAGGACAGCACCCTCGCGGGGCGGCTGTGCCAACTGGCCGCCGAGCGGGTGCGCGGGGGCGGCGGGGAGTGCACCTTCGTCGCCATGCGGCTGCCGTACGGGGAGCAGGCCGACGAGGCGGACGCCCAGACCGCCCTGGGATTCATCCGCCCCGACCGCACCCTCACCGTGAACATCAAGGCGGCGGCGGACGCGAGCGCGGGGGCGGCCCACGCCGCGCTGGGCACGCCGCTGCGCGACTTCGTGCGGGGGAACATCAAGGCGCGCGAGCGGATGATCGCCCAGTACGCGGTCGCCGGTCAGGAAAACCTGCTCGTCGTGGGCACCGACCACGCCGCCGAGGCGGTGACGGGCTTTTTTACCAAGTACGGCGACGGCGGGGTGGACCTCACGCCGCTCACGGGCCTGACCAAGCGGCAGGGGGCGCGCCTCCTCGAACACCTCGGCGCTCCCGAGAGCACCTGGCGCAAGGTGCCCACCGCCGACCTGGAGGACGACCGCCCCGGCCTCCCCGACGAGGTGGCGCTCGGCCTGACCTACCGCCAGATCGACGACTACCTGGAGGGGCGCGAGGTGCCGGGGGAGGTCGCCGAGCGGCTCGAACGGCTCTTCCTGGCGACCCGGCACAAACGGGCGGTGCCGGTGACGCCGTTCGACGAGGGGGTGGGGTGA
- a CDS encoding HAD family hydrolase, with the protein MSGHDFEAVLFDLDGVLVDSEALANTVWTQALAEHGLMLDREALLARAVGGTHEALFAWLRAEHGWERPGHFVSLLDERLAAAFQDTPAIEGAADTLRALSAAGLPFAVASNSQRGRLHLKLAAAGLAGLVGQHAYDPAHVGGRGKPLPDLYLHAAAALGVSPTRCLVVEDSVTGLRAGVAAGATVWGLLAGGHAHPDGAGALLGAGAARVLGTHAELREALGLSVPA; encoded by the coding sequence GTGAGCGGGCACGACTTTGAAGCTGTCCTCTTCGACCTCGACGGTGTGCTCGTGGACAGCGAGGCGCTGGCAAATACCGTGTGGACCCAGGCCCTGGCCGAACATGGGCTCATGCTCGACCGGGAGGCCCTGCTCGCGCGGGCGGTGGGCGGGACGCACGAGGCGCTCTTCGCCTGGCTGCGCGCCGAGCACGGCTGGGAGCGGCCCGGCCACTTCGTCTCCCTGCTGGACGAGCGCCTCGCCGCCGCTTTCCAGGACACCCCGGCCATCGAGGGGGCGGCGGATACCCTGCGGGCGCTGAGCGCGGCGGGCCTTCCTTTCGCGGTGGCGAGCAACAGCCAGCGGGGGAGGTTGCACCTCAAGCTCGCGGCGGCGGGTCTCGCGGGGCTGGTGGGTCAGCACGCTTACGACCCGGCGCACGTCGGCGGGCGCGGCAAGCCCCTCCCCGACCTGTACCTCCACGCGGCGGCGGCCCTCGGCGTCTCCCCCACCCGCTGCCTCGTCGTGGAGGACAGCGTGACGGGCCTGCGCGCGGGCGTGGCGGCGGGAGCGACCGTCTGGGGCCTCCTCGCGGGCGGACACGCCCACCCGGACGGCGCGGGAGCGCTGCTGGGCGCGGGCGCAGCACGGGTCCTCGGTACACACGCCGAGTTGCGTGAGGCCCTGGGCCTGAGCGTCCCCGCCTGA
- a CDS encoding NADP-dependent oxidoreductase, giving the protein MRAARLHAFGPPEVLRIEEVPWPFPERDEVLIRVRASSVNGTDLRLRRGGLGLLGRLQLPLTPGFDVAGEVAACGPAVTAFRPGERVYAVVGHGGGGAAEYVTIRQSRVAIAPESVPLAQAAAVPLAGLTALQALRGLGRLRPGERVLVYGAAGGIGAFAVLLARLFGAHVTGVARAAKLDFVRELGAHEVLATGEADLGGRGGRWDLILDTPPALTLARVEGALTPGGRLVSTKPFPGSPAEVRASLHRPQPRFASVRTAERGLDLGLLTRLIDSGKLRVPLDRTFSLEEIGAAHAYAEGHQVRGKVVVTVE; this is encoded by the coding sequence GTGCGGGCCGCCCGACTCCACGCCTTCGGCCCTCCCGAGGTCCTGAGGATCGAGGAGGTGCCCTGGCCCTTCCCCGAGCGGGACGAGGTGCTGATCCGGGTGCGCGCGTCGAGCGTCAACGGCACCGACCTGCGATTGCGCCGGGGTGGGCTGGGCCTTCTCGGACGGCTGCAACTGCCCCTCACCCCGGGCTTCGACGTGGCGGGCGAGGTCGCCGCGTGCGGTCCGGCGGTCACGGCCTTCCGTCCGGGCGAGCGGGTGTACGCCGTCGTGGGCCACGGGGGCGGGGGCGCGGCGGAGTACGTGACCATCCGGCAGTCGCGGGTGGCGATTGCCCCCGAGAGCGTGCCGCTCGCGCAGGCGGCGGCGGTGCCCCTGGCCGGGCTCACCGCGTTGCAGGCGCTGCGGGGGCTGGGGAGGCTGCGGCCCGGGGAACGGGTCCTGGTGTACGGGGCGGCGGGCGGGATCGGCGCCTTCGCGGTGCTCCTCGCGCGGCTGTTCGGCGCCCACGTGACGGGGGTCGCCCGCGCCGCCAAGCTCGACTTCGTGCGGGAACTGGGCGCGCACGAGGTCCTCGCCACCGGGGAGGCCGACCTGGGCGGGCGGGGCGGGCGGTGGGACCTGATCCTCGACACGCCCCCTGCGCTTACCCTCGCGCGGGTGGAGGGGGCCCTGACGCCGGGGGGAAGGCTCGTCAGCACCAAGCCCTTTCCGGGTTCCCCCGCCGAGGTGCGCGCCTCCCTGCACCGCCCCCAGCCCCGCTTCGCCTCTGTGCGGACGGCGGAACGCGGGCTCGACCTCGGCCTGCTCACCCGGTTGATCGACTCCGGCAAGCTGCGGGTGCCCCTCGACCGGACCTTCTCCCTGGAGGAGATCGGGGCGGCCCACGCCTATGCGGAAGGACATCAGGTGCGCGGCAAGGTGGTCGTGACAGTGGAGTAG
- a CDS encoding histidine triad nucleotide-binding protein, which translates to MTNAEPAPDSARTRTLFERIIARELPSDVVYEDDQFIAIRDIAPKAPIHLLVIPKKVTTRVDEITDAAEMGELWLTAVRVARQHAPDYRLVVNCGPGGGQVVFHTHVHILAGWEQGPESDVL; encoded by the coding sequence ATGACCAACGCCGAGCCCGCCCCCGACTCCGCCCGGACCCGCACCCTCTTCGAGCGCATCATCGCCCGCGAGCTCCCCAGCGACGTGGTGTACGAGGACGATCAGTTCATCGCCATCCGCGACATCGCCCCCAAGGCGCCCATCCACCTCCTCGTGATCCCCAAGAAGGTGACGACCCGGGTGGATGAGATCACGGACGCCGCCGAGATGGGCGAGCTGTGGCTCACGGCGGTCAGGGTCGCCCGCCAGCACGCGCCGGACTACCGCCTCGTCGTGAACTGCGGCCCCGGCGGCGGGCAGGTTGTCTTCCACACCCACGTCCACATCCTCGCCGGGTGGGAGCAGGGGCCGGAGAGCGACGTTTTGTGA
- a CDS encoding orotate phosphoribosyltransferase has product MTLDLMRRGGHTAFRNGLHGAGWLKKGEVTRGPARLDSLAAAQAGQIAVAFPGATLIVGASQCGAVLAAFVARHLGLPVAFLNVEGERAVFHRMHVPQPGERVVFVDDLICTGQGARVLVRSLREGGHEALGLSAWAVRDGARLPDVPAVPLAPHPYRTFAAESCPLCADETPLVWTGVRE; this is encoded by the coding sequence GTGACTCTGGACCTGATGCGCCGCGGCGGACACACGGCCTTCCGAAATGGCCTGCATGGCGCCGGCTGGCTGAAGAAGGGGGAGGTGACGCGCGGCCCGGCGCGGCTGGACTCGCTGGCGGCGGCGCAGGCGGGACAGATCGCCGTGGCCTTTCCGGGAGCGACCCTCATCGTCGGGGCCAGCCAGTGCGGCGCGGTGCTCGCGGCCTTCGTGGCCCGGCACCTGGGACTTCCCGTCGCCTTCTTGAACGTGGAGGGGGAGCGGGCCGTCTTCCACCGGATGCACGTGCCGCAGCCGGGCGAGCGGGTCGTGTTCGTGGACGACCTGATCTGCACCGGGCAGGGCGCCCGCGTCCTCGTCCGCTCGCTGCGGGAGGGGGGGCACGAGGCGCTGGGGCTGAGTGCCTGGGCGGTGCGGGATGGGGCCCGTTTGCCGGACGTGCCCGCCGTGCCGCTCGCGCCTCACCCTTACCGGACCTTCGCGGCGGAGAGCTGCCCGCTGTGTGCCGATGAAACGCCGTTGGTCTGGACGGGCGTCCGGGAGTAG
- a CDS encoding MFS transporter has product MTSTVSPPAPLPVDDAIDRLGLGPFQWRLLAICGLTWAADAMEVLLMGFALPGISAAFSLERGSASATLLLTATFAGMLVGALFWGWLADRIGRRTVFLITVTLGVVFGLAGAFAPGVAWLVVARSLTGFAIGGTLPVDYAMMAEFVPTAWRGRFLVYLESFWALGTVAVAALAWGLSTAFEPEVAWRWLLALAALPGVVGLVARLGIPDSPRSLLARGRQGAARSALERVARANRTRLPDAPLAVPPPAPRVTPAALFRGSLSRRTILLALVWFGLSLGYYGIFSWLPSYLRAQGLDLGAVYRTSLLLALAQIPGYVLAAYLVERIGRRATLVGYLAASALGAYLFLLADTANGVLLTSAGLSFALLGAWGALYAYTPELFPTPLRTTGMGFVSGMARLASVLSPSVGALLLTGQLAVALTLFAVCFAVAAVCGWAIGVETRGQRLPEVVG; this is encoded by the coding sequence ATGACCAGCACCGTCTCCCCGCCCGCCCCACTTCCCGTGGACGACGCCATCGACCGGCTGGGCCTGGGCCCCTTCCAGTGGAGGTTGCTCGCCATCTGCGGCCTGACCTGGGCGGCGGACGCGATGGAAGTCCTCCTGATGGGCTTCGCCCTCCCCGGCATCAGCGCCGCCTTCAGCCTGGAGCGCGGCTCGGCCTCCGCCACGCTCCTCCTCACCGCCACCTTCGCGGGAATGCTCGTGGGCGCCCTCTTCTGGGGCTGGCTCGCCGACCGCATCGGGCGCCGCACCGTCTTCCTGATCACCGTCACGCTGGGGGTGGTCTTCGGCCTGGCGGGCGCCTTCGCCCCGGGGGTGGCGTGGCTCGTCGTCGCCCGCTCCCTGACGGGTTTTGCCATCGGGGGGACGCTCCCGGTGGACTACGCGATGATGGCCGAGTTCGTGCCGACGGCGTGGCGGGGCCGCTTCCTGGTGTACCTGGAGAGCTTTTGGGCGCTGGGAACGGTGGCGGTCGCGGCCCTCGCCTGGGGACTGAGCACCGCCTTCGAGCCCGAGGTGGCGTGGCGCTGGCTCCTCGCCCTCGCGGCGCTGCCGGGGGTGGTCGGGCTGGTCGCCCGGCTGGGCATCCCCGACTCGCCCCGGTCGCTCCTCGCGCGGGGGCGGCAGGGGGCGGCGCGCTCGGCGCTGGAACGGGTGGCGCGGGCGAACCGGACCCGCCTTCCCGACGCACCTCTCGCCGTGCCTCCTCCTGCTCCTCGCGTGACGCCCGCCGCGCTGTTTCGGGGATCACTCAGCCGCCGCACCATCCTCCTCGCGCTGGTCTGGTTCGGGCTGAGCCTGGGGTACTACGGCATCTTCTCGTGGCTCCCCTCCTACCTGCGGGCGCAGGGCCTCGACCTGGGGGCGGTGTACCGAACCTCCCTCCTGCTCGCCCTCGCGCAGATTCCGGGCTACGTCCTCGCCGCCTACCTCGTGGAGCGGATCGGGCGGCGGGCCACGTTGGTCGGTTACCTCGCCGCGAGTGCCCTGGGGGCGTACCTCTTCCTCCTCGCGGACACGGCCAACGGGGTGCTGCTGACCTCCGCCGGGCTGTCCTTCGCGCTGCTGGGCGCCTGGGGGGCGCTGTACGCCTACACGCCGGAACTCTTCCCCACGCCGCTGCGGACAACGGGCATGGGCTTCGTGAGCGGCATGGCCCGCCTCGCCAGCGTCCTGTCGCCGAGCGTCGGGGCGCTGCTGCTGACCGGGCAACTCGCGGTGGCGCTGACCCTCTTCGCCGTGTGCTTCGCCGTCGCCGCCGTCTGCGGGTGGGCCATCGGGGTCGAGACACGGGGCCAGCGGCTGCCGGAGGTGGTGGGATGA
- a CDS encoding SDR family NAD(P)-dependent oxidoreductase, giving the protein MSRRSPRLSKRLLLAAGIGLLAARRTLATPYALSGRRVLITGGSRGLGLALAREFTSRGARVVLMARSAPELERAAADLRGRGATVHTVTGDLTVAADIERAVEEVARVYGGLDVLVHNAGLIQVGPLENMTEADFREITEINAFAPLRLTRAALPLLRASRGRVLIVSSIGGKVAVPHLAPYSFSKFAVTGLGQALRAELAREGVGVTTVCPWLMQTGSPRHALVKGQVTKEYTLFATLDNLPLLSLDTTVAARRMVDALVRGDAEAMIGGPALLMRYAQALAPQLTADLLALGNRFLPGPSTGDRAVPGASAETALTRKNPIKRASEAEFNEGGSVASGGEGRS; this is encoded by the coding sequence ATGAGCCGACGTTCTCCCCGTCTTTCCAAGCGTCTGCTGCTCGCCGCCGGGATCGGGCTGCTCGCCGCCCGGCGGACGCTGGCGACTCCCTACGCCCTGAGCGGCAGGCGCGTGCTGATCACGGGCGGGTCGCGCGGCCTGGGGCTGGCGCTCGCCCGCGAGTTCACGTCGCGGGGGGCCCGGGTGGTCCTGATGGCTCGCAGCGCCCCCGAGCTGGAGCGCGCCGCCGCCGACCTGCGGGGCCGGGGGGCCACCGTCCACACCGTGACGGGCGACCTGACCGTGGCCGCCGACATCGAGCGCGCGGTCGAGGAGGTCGCCCGGGTGTACGGCGGCCTCGACGTGCTCGTGCACAACGCGGGGCTGATTCAGGTCGGGCCGCTGGAGAATATGACGGAAGCCGACTTCCGCGAGATCACGGAGATCAACGCCTTCGCGCCCCTGCGCCTCACCCGCGCGGCCCTGCCCCTGCTGCGCGCCTCGCGGGGGCGGGTGCTGATCGTGTCCTCCATCGGCGGCAAGGTCGCCGTGCCCCACCTCGCCCCGTACTCGTTCAGCAAGTTCGCCGTCACCGGGCTCGGGCAGGCCCTGCGCGCCGAACTCGCCCGCGAGGGGGTGGGCGTGACCACCGTCTGCCCCTGGCTGATGCAGACCGGGAGCCCGCGCCACGCCCTCGTGAAGGGGCAGGTCACGAAGGAATACACCCTCTTCGCCACCCTCGACAACCTGCCCCTGCTGTCTCTCGACACCACCGTCGCCGCCCGCCGCATGGTGGACGCCCTCGTGCGCGGCGACGCCGAGGCGATGATCGGCGGCCCCGCCCTGCTGATGCGCTACGCCCAGGCCCTCGCGCCGCAGCTCACCGCCGACCTCCTGGCGCTGGGGAACCGTTTCCTGCCGGGCCCCTCCACCGGGGACCGCGCGGTGCCGGGCGCGAGTGCGGAAACGGCGCTGACCCGCAAAAACCCCATCAAGCGCGCGTCGGAGGCCGAGTTCAACGAGGGGGGCAGCGTCGCTTCGGGGGGAGAGGGGCGGTCCTGA
- the panD gene encoding aspartate 1-decarboxylase, translating into MERIMFRAKIHRATVTQADLDYVGSVTIDQDLLDAADILVNERVDIYNITNGNRLSTYALSGPRGSGVIGINGAAAHLMRPGDMVIIAAYGNYSEEEARLLEPRVVLVDAKNRMLDLQPA; encoded by the coding sequence GTGGAACGCATCATGTTCAGGGCCAAGATCCACCGCGCGACCGTCACCCAGGCGGATCTCGACTACGTGGGCAGTGTCACCATCGATCAGGACCTGCTGGACGCGGCGGACATCCTGGTCAACGAGCGCGTGGACATCTACAACATCACCAACGGCAACCGCCTGAGCACCTACGCCCTGAGCGGCCCGCGCGGCAGCGGCGTCATCGGCATCAACGGGGCCGCCGCCCACCTGATGCGGCCCGGCGACATGGTGATCATCGCCGCGTATGGCAATTACAGCGAGGAAGAAGCCCGCCTTCTCGAGCCCCGCGTTGTCCTCGTGGACGCGAAGAACCGGATGCTGGACCTCCAGCCCGCCTGA
- a CDS encoding nicotinate phosphoribosyltransferase: MTASPLFTDLYQLTMMQGYFSHGLHAQEAVFDLYFRKLPFQGGYAVWAGLEPALEMLEGLRLSEDDLAYLESLNLFAPDFLEALRGWRFTGRVTAFREGRAVFPHEPLLTVTAPLWEAQLVETALLNTLNFQTLVATKAARCVLAAGASPHGGQVVEFGARRAQGPDGALSAARAAFVGGAVGTSNVEAGRLFGIPVSGTHAHAWVESFPDELAAFRAYAALYPDATTLLLDTVDTLRSGLPNALTVARELRAAGHELKGVRLDSGDLAYLSRHIRSAFDAAGFPDVRIVASNDLSESVIASIIAEGGRVDVYGVGTGLVTAGGEGGGALGGVYKLAALNGVPKMKLTGEPAKSSLPGSKRVWRAVDEDGQYALDVLTLGDEPQAGERVSDPTNPLRSTRLPDGLVWTDAREVVMEGGRRTGTPETLAEVQARAREELGRLPAGTLRPLNPHLYRVSLGGDVAELRDRVADSLRAHTG; the protein is encoded by the coding sequence ATGACCGCCTCGCCGCTCTTCACCGACCTCTACCAGCTCACCATGATGCAGGGGTACTTCAGTCACGGGCTGCACGCCCAGGAGGCGGTCTTCGATCTGTACTTCCGCAAGCTGCCTTTTCAGGGCGGGTACGCGGTCTGGGCCGGGCTGGAACCCGCCCTGGAGATGCTGGAGGGACTGCGCTTGTCTGAGGACGACCTCGCCTATCTGGAGTCGCTGAACCTCTTCGCGCCCGACTTCCTGGAGGCGTTGCGGGGCTGGCGCTTCACGGGCCGGGTGACCGCCTTCCGCGAGGGCCGGGCCGTCTTCCCGCACGAGCCGCTGCTGACCGTCACCGCGCCGCTGTGGGAGGCGCAACTGGTCGAGACGGCGCTGCTGAACACCCTCAACTTCCAGACCCTCGTGGCGACGAAGGCGGCCCGCTGCGTCCTCGCCGCCGGGGCCAGCCCGCACGGTGGGCAGGTCGTTGAGTTCGGCGCCCGGCGCGCGCAGGGACCGGACGGCGCCCTGAGTGCGGCCCGCGCGGCGTTCGTGGGTGGAGCGGTGGGCACGAGCAACGTGGAGGCGGGGCGGCTGTTCGGCATCCCCGTCAGCGGCACCCACGCCCACGCCTGGGTGGAGAGCTTCCCGGACGAATTGGCCGCCTTCCGCGCCTACGCCGCGCTCTACCCGGACGCGACCACCCTGCTGCTCGACACGGTGGACACGCTGAGGAGCGGGTTGCCGAACGCCCTGACCGTCGCCCGCGAACTGCGCGCCGCCGGGCACGAGTTGAAGGGGGTGCGGCTCGACAGCGGCGACCTCGCGTACCTGTCGCGGCACATCCGCTCGGCGTTCGACGCGGCGGGCTTCCCGGACGTGCGGATCGTGGCGAGCAACGACCTGTCCGAATCCGTCATCGCCTCCATCATCGCGGAGGGCGGGCGGGTGGACGTGTACGGGGTGGGCACCGGGCTCGTCACGGCGGGCGGCGAGGGGGGCGGGGCGCTTGGCGGCGTGTACAAGCTCGCAGCGCTGAACGGCGTGCCCAAGATGAAGCTGACGGGCGAGCCCGCCAAGTCCAGCCTGCCGGGGTCGAAACGGGTGTGGCGGGCGGTCGATGAAGACGGCCAGTATGCCCTCGACGTGCTCACGCTGGGGGACGAGCCGCAGGCGGGCGAGCGGGTCAGCGACCCCACCAATCCCCTGCGCTCCACCCGACTGCCGGACGGGTTGGTCTGGACGGACGCCCGCGAGGTCGTGATGGAGGGCGGACGGCGCACTGGGACCCCCGAGACGCTGGCCGAGGTGCAGGCACGGGCACGGGAGGAGCTGGGTCGCCTTCCCGCGGGCACCCTCCGCCCCCTCAACCCCCACCTCTACCGGGTGAGCCTGGGCGGGGACGTGGCCGAGTTGCGCGACCGGGTGGCCGACTCGCTGCGCGCCCACACGGGATGA
- a CDS encoding NAD(P)-dependent oxidoreductase: MTTLALLGGTGRTGRLLIDQALVGGHHLRVLARTPEKVHRKEDDLLTVVPGDARDREAVARLVGGADVVLSALGPVRGGPPDVMTLAARHLTGVLSEQGIGRLITLTGAGVPFAGDQPKVVDHVFRTALRLLQPDVLRDSVAHATLIRESGLDWTVVRVPRLTDGPEGPLRVGMVGMVGTQITRASVSRFMLDQVEGREYVRQAPAISN, from the coding sequence ATGACGACGCTCGCGCTGCTCGGCGGCACGGGCCGCACGGGACGGCTCCTGATCGACCAGGCCCTCGTGGGGGGCCACCACCTGCGGGTGCTCGCGCGCACGCCGGAGAAGGTGCACCGCAAGGAAGATGACCTCCTGACCGTCGTTCCCGGGGACGCCCGCGACCGGGAGGCCGTCGCCCGGCTCGTGGGGGGGGCGGACGTGGTGCTCAGCGCCCTCGGGCCGGTGCGGGGCGGGCCGCCCGACGTGATGACCCTCGCGGCGCGGCACCTGACCGGCGTGCTGTCCGAGCAGGGAATCGGGCGCCTGATCACGCTGACGGGGGCGGGGGTGCCCTTTGCCGGGGACCAGCCCAAGGTCGTGGACCACGTGTTCCGCACCGCGCTGCGCCTCCTCCAGCCCGACGTGCTGCGCGACTCGGTGGCGCACGCGACCCTGATCCGCGAGAGTGGCCTCGACTGGACGGTCGTGCGGGTGCCGCGCCTCACCGACGGGCCCGAGGGACCGTTGCGGGTCGGAATGGTCGGAATGGTCGGCACGCAGATCACCCGCGCGAGCGTGTCGCGCTTCATGCTCGACCAGGTGGAGGGGCGCGAGTACGTGCGGCAGGCCCCCGCCATCAGCAACTGA
- the meaB gene encoding methylmalonyl Co-A mutase-associated GTPase MeaB: MPAADPPHPLAAPLLAGERRALAKAITLAESTRPDHEREAQTLISQVLPHAGRGVRVGLTGVPGVGKSTFIEALGVRLADAGHRVAVLAVDPSSQRTGGSIMGDKTRMPALTVHPNAYIRPSPSGGTLGGVARRTREAITLCEAAGFDVILVETVGVGQSETQVAAMTDLFVLLTLPNAGDELQGIKRGIMELADLCVVNKADADPAAARVAQRELSAALRLLTPHDAPWRPRALQASALTGAGLDEVWAAVEEYRSDPERVERRRRTQTGAWFGELLREAAWRAFQAGIDAERLRSLRAEVLAGTLTPVQGVRELLGE; the protein is encoded by the coding sequence ATGCCCGCCGCCGACCCGCCGCACCCCCTCGCCGCTCCCCTCCTCGCCGGGGAACGCCGCGCCCTCGCCAAGGCGATCACCCTCGCCGAATCCACCCGACCCGACCACGAGCGGGAGGCGCAGACGTTAATCAGTCAGGTGCTGCCCCACGCCGGGCGGGGCGTGCGGGTGGGGCTGACGGGCGTGCCGGGGGTGGGCAAGTCCACCTTCATCGAGGCGCTGGGGGTGCGGCTGGCGGACGCGGGGCACCGGGTCGCGGTGCTGGCGGTCGATCCGAGCAGCCAGCGGACGGGCGGGTCGATCATGGGGGACAAGACGCGGATGCCCGCCCTCACCGTTCACCCGAACGCCTACATCCGCCCCAGCCCCAGCGGCGGGACGCTCGGCGGGGTGGCGCGGCGCACCCGCGAGGCGATCACCCTCTGCGAGGCGGCGGGCTTCGACGTGATCCTCGTCGAAACCGTGGGCGTCGGCCAGAGCGAGACGCAGGTGGCGGCGATGACCGACCTCTTCGTGCTGCTGACGCTGCCCAATGCAGGTGACGAACTCCAGGGCATCAAGCGCGGGATCATGGAACTCGCCGACCTGTGCGTGGTGAACAAGGCCGACGCGGACCCGGCGGCGGCGAGGGTCGCCCAGCGGGAACTCTCGGCGGCGCTGCGGCTGCTGACCCCCCACGACGCGCCGTGGCGACCCCGCGCCCTGCAAGCCTCCGCGCTGACGGGGGCCGGGCTGGACGAGGTGTGGGCGGCGGTGGAGGAGTACCGCTCGGACCCGGAGCGGGTGGAGCGCCGCCGCCGCACGCAGACCGGGGCGTGGTTCGGGGAGTTGCTTCGGGAGGCGGCGTGGCGCGCGTTTCAGGCGGGGATCGACGCCGAGCGGCTGCGGTCGCTGCGGGCGGAGGTGCTGGCGGGGACGCTGACGCCGGTGCAGGGAGTGCGGGAGTTGCTGGGGGAGTGA
- a CDS encoding adenylyltransferase/cytidyltransferase family protein: protein MSGGEARAAVYVGRFQPPHRAHLGTVQGALGAFPRVLVLLGSANLARSVRNPFTAEERAGMFRAALRDVGVAKGRVLFRPIADRFDADAWAADVRAAARDVLGDVTPALVGFEKDASTSYLRWFPGWERLPTPSVPGLNATDLRAAFLTGRPLPEGVPEAVRAFLARFALTPAFRRLQVEWAAVEASRASLPPGVHLHEERWLCVRGEQVWLHTRTEPIGRGLWELPGRVLPPNERPALPADVVIDHPARALVAPTTAHVYLRPVPDFLPARPRTLARALVQPRRFHEDHHVLLTRWLAGELRGEG from the coding sequence ATGAGTGGGGGGGAGGCTCGGGCGGCGGTCTACGTGGGCCGTTTCCAGCCGCCGCACCGGGCGCACCTGGGGACGGTGCAAGGCGCCCTGGGCGCCTTCCCGCGCGTGCTCGTCCTGCTGGGCAGCGCGAACCTCGCCCGCTCGGTCCGCAACCCCTTCACGGCGGAGGAACGGGCCGGGATGTTCCGCGCGGCGTTGAGGGACGTGGGGGTAGCCAAAGGCCGTGTCCTCTTCCGCCCCATCGCCGACCGCTTCGACGCGGACGCCTGGGCGGCGGACGTACGGGCGGCGGCGCGGGACGTGCTGGGGGACGTGACGCCCGCCCTCGTCGGCTTCGAGAAGGACGCGAGCACGAGCTACCTGCGCTGGTTCCCCGGCTGGGAGCGCCTTCCCACCCCGTCCGTCCCCGGCCTGAACGCGACCGACCTGCGGGCAGCGTTCCTGACCGGGCGACCCCTGCCGGAGGGGGTGCCGGAGGCGGTGCGCGCCTTCCTCGCCCGCTTCGCCCTCACCCCCGCCTTCAGACGTTTGCAGGTCGAGTGGGCGGCGGTGGAGGCGTCCCGCGCGTCCCTCCCGCCCGGCGTCCATCTCCACGAGGAACGCTGGCTCTGCGTGCGGGGGGAGCAGGTGTGGCTGCACACCCGGACTGAACCCATCGGACGCGGCCTGTGGGAACTCCCGGGGCGTGTCCTCCCGCCCAATGAGCGGCCCGCTCTCCCCGCCGATGTCGTCATCGACCACCCCGCCCGCGCCCTCGTCGCCCCCACGACGGCGCACGTCTACCTGCGGCCCGTTCCCGACTTCCTGCCCGCCCGCCCGCGGACCCTCGCCCGCGCCCTCGTCCAGCCGCGCCGCTTCCACGAGGATCACCACGTCTTGCTGACGCGCTGGCTGGCGGGGGAGTTGCGGGGCGAAGGGTAG